The region TCTCTAAGTCATTCTTTCTCAGGCCTATATCCAGACCGCAAGCTCAAATTGGTGGTGCAAAAGTTTTCAGGGGAGCCCCAGGCTGTGTAGGCCTCGGCTGGAGGGAGCAGCCGTTGCCATGGAAGCCAGTAGGCCTCGCTGCACTCTAGACACCTCCCCTTGTCAGGCCCGATCCCCCTCCTCGGGCAGGGGCTCTCCCCCCAGGTCGATGGCGTTGTCCCGGAGGAGCCTGCGGTCGCCCCTGGTGGGGGGGCTTTCCTGCTCGGTGGGCTTGTAGACGAAATGGTAGTAGCCAGAGTCATCCTGGCCTTTCAGCTCGGCCTTGATCTGCTGCGGCTGGGAGTCAGGCGCCAGCTGTCGCCATCTGTCGTTCACCACCAGGAACAGGCCGTGCTCCCTGGGGTCCTGGACCTTGAACTTCTCGGCACACAGACGGCACAGCTTCTCGGTTGTCTCCGCCGGCTTCAGCACGATTGTCTTGGCGGTGCAGCCGTTGTCCGGGTCGTGGTAGGCCACGcgcaggaagttctgaggagggagagagagagaggaagagaactcGTATTCCGACAGGCCCCATCACTACCTCGGGATTCACACAATAACTTCGCAAggctcctgtccaccatctacaaggcacaagtcaggagtgtgatggaatactccccactcgcctggatgagtgcagctcccacaacactcaagaagctcaacaccatccaggacaaagcagccccgcttgattggcaccccatccacaaacaatcactccctcccccaccgacgcacagtagcagcagtgtgtgtactatctacaagatgcactgcaggaactcaccaaggctccttcgacagccccttccaaacccacgaccactaccatctagaaggacaagggcagcagacacatggggaacaccaccacctggaagttcccctcccagtcactcaccatcctgacttggaaatatatcggctgttccttcactgtcactgggtcaaaatcctggaactccctccctaacagcacagtgggtgtacctacaccacatggactgcagcggctcaagaagacagctcaccacccccaccttctGCCCACCTGGATGGACAAGCTTGGCACTAGGCCCAGGATGCAGCCTGTTTCCCGCTCTgccttggggggggtgggtttcagGACCCGTTGAGGGGAAGCGTGATGGGATAAGCACTGACCTGGAAGTCGTTGACCGAGGGCATTGGTTCATAGGTCCTCCTTCTCTTGTGCCACTGCTTCAGCGACTGTCTGATCTCATTACTGATCCCAACCACAACCTGATCCACATGGAAATTCTGGAGCTCAACCATGCTGGCGTACAGGCTGGTGAGGTAGTACCCACCTGAGGGGTAAAAGAGGCAGACAGGGTTTAATTTACAATAGCACTGAGGGATTTCAATAAGAATAAATGAGATTTAcaaatggagacacagatacagaaacaagGCTGTGATGTGAAACCCTTTCCAAACACGGGTTAGACCCCAGCAGGAGGATCCTGTCCAAttctgggccccacactttaggaaggatgtcaaggtctcagagagggtgtggaggagatttactagaacgtTCCCAGGGATGAGAGGACCTCAGctcatgtggagagactgggagaagctgggattgttttccttagagcagagaaggttaagggggagattgaatcgaggcgttcaaaatcaggaagggtttggatagagtgaatgaggagaaAGCGTTTCCAGtgtcaggagggtcggtaaccaaagggaaacagattgaagagaatcggtaaaagagccagagggggatatgaggagaatgtttttttgacacagcgagttgttgggttttggaaggcgctgcctgaaagggcagtggaagcagattcaataggaacttttagaagggggggaattggataaatactcaaaaaggagaaatttgcaggactgtggtggggagagagagagcaggggagggggagtgggactaattggatagatctttcaaagggccagcacaggcacagtgggctgaatggcctccctctgcttCTCTGATCGAATGGAAGGTGTGCTTTCGATGTCTATTTACACACAATTACTGGGTGTCTCCCCTCCTGGAGAACAAAGGAACCCAGAAGCTGTCAACCACATTGTCCAATCAGCAGCTCTGGATATTAACCACCCCAATGACGGGCTGACCTCAGGGGTCCTGAATGTAAAGTGGGTAAgtcgcagaaacaggccattcagcccatctgctggTGATCCTGCCCTACCCgagcctcccaccccctctcaatctcccccccatcaccatatccttctatccctttctccctcatgtgtttatccagcttcccccttaaatgtatcgatactgttcacctcgaccactccctgtgggagcgagtcccacattctccccactctctgggtgaaggagtTTCTCCCGAATTCACGGTCGGATTTATTTAGCGACTGTGCTAAATCGGGATCAATCTCTGGCTCCCCAGAAGTCTCTGACAGATAGGGAAGGATTCCCGACGACAGTGCGTCGAGTTAGCGgacggggagttggagggtggagGATCCCTcgctccatgggcaggattttcccctcgtctgGCGGGGGTGTCTCGGCGCTGCCAAGGTGGGGAgcgagcgctgacagaaagctggCCCCCGGGGAAAGCTGAGTGCCGCTATTTCACGCTCGCCACACCGAGCTGAATCTCCTGGGACCTTGGGTGTGAGCAGGGAGGGGTCGAGGCTCAGGAgggggccattcaaccccttaCTGCCATTCTGTTCGTCACGctctcacgggatgtgggcttcgctggctgggcccagcatttattgcccatccctaattgcccccttgagagggtggtggtgagctgccttcttgaaccgctgcagtccgtgtggtgtaggtacacccacagtgctgttagggagggagttccaggattttgacccggcgacagtgaaggaacggccgatatatttccaagtcaggatggtgagcggctgtgggtctggagtcacatgtaggcccagaccgggtaaggagggcagatttccctccctaaaggggacattagtgacccagatgggtctttccaacaatcgatgatagtttcatggtcaccgtcactgagactagttttcaattccagatttattaactgaatttaaattccaccggcagccctggtggggtttgaacccacgaccccagagcattaacccggGTCCCTGGGTTActggcccagtgacattaccagaaCATCACTGTCTCCCAGATATCAGTGCACTCAATCCCAGCTTGGGTCCATATCCCTTCAATAACATTCATTGAGAAGTTCAGGGCCTGACATTGACCTGATATCACCCCAGCAAAAACTGCTTACCTTCTCCCATCAGCTCTGACTGGTCCAGTAACTCCATCATATACTCCACTTCCATAATGAGCTCCGGCATGTCACACTCCGCGATGACATAGGACAACATGGGGAGGAACTCATCAGCACCACAGGGTTCACCTTGgggcagacagagatagagagacaggcagttAGACAGGGCCATGAGATCACTGTCACACAACAACCATTAGCACATATCCATTGTGCTGCACCTACCCCGCCTTAACCAACACAGGGGGCAGAGAGGggacatgctgtacctgtcctgggagtgtttgatggggacagtgtagagggagctttactctgtatctaaccccgtgctgtacctgtcctgggagtgtttgatggggacagtgtagagagagctttactctgtatctaaccccgtgctgtacctgtcctgggagtgtttgatggggacggtgtagagggtttactctgtatctaaccccgtgctgtacctgtcctgggagtgtttgatggggacagtgtagagagagctatactctgtatctaaccccgtgctgtacctgtcctgggagtgtttgatggggacagtgtagagagagctttactctgtatctaaccccgtgctgtacctgtcctgggagtgtttgatggggacggtgtagagggagctttactctgtatctaaccccgtgctgtacctgtcctgggagtgtttgatggggactgtgtagagggagctttactctgtatctaaccccgtgctgtaccagtcctgggagtgtttgatggggacagtgtagaggagctttactctgtatctaaccccgtgctgtacctgtcctgggagtgtttgatggggacagtgtagagggcgctttactctgtatctaaccccgtgctgtacctgtcctgggagtgtttgatggggacagtgtagagggagctttactctgtatctaaccccgtgctgtacctgtcctgggagtgtttgatggggacagtgtagagggagctttactctgtatctaaccccgagctgtacctgtcctgggagtgtttgatggggacagtgtagatggagatttgctctgtatctaacccatgcagtaactgtcctgggagtgtttgaggcggACAGTAttgagagagctttactctgtaactaaccccgtgctgtacctgtcctgggagtgtttgatggggacggtgtagagggagttttactctgtatctaaccccgtgctgtacctgtcctgggagtgtttgatggggacagtgtagagggagttttactctgtatctaaccccgtgctgtacctgtcctgggagtgtttgatggggacggtgtagaggggctttactctgtatctaaccccgtgctgtacctgtcctgggagtgtttgatggggacagtgtagagggagctttactctgtatctaaccccgtgctgtacctgtcctgggagtgtttgatggggacagtgtagagaggagctttactctgtatctaaccccgtgctgtacctgtcctgggagtgtttgatggggacagtgtagagggagatttactctgtatctaaccccgtgctgtacctgtcctgggagtgtttgatggggacagtgtagagggagatttactctgtatctaaccccgtgctgtacctgtcctgggagtgtttgatggggacaggtgtagagggagctttactctgtatctaactccgtgctgtacctgtccctgggagtgtttgatgggacagtgtagaggaagctttactctgtatctaaccccgtgctgtacctgtcctgggagtgtttgatggggacagtgtagagagagctttactctgtatctaaccccgtgctgtacctgtcctgggagtgtttgatggggacagtgtagagggagctttactctgtatctaaccccgtgctgtacctgccc is a window of Carcharodon carcharias isolate sCarCar2 unplaced genomic scaffold, sCarCar2.pri scaffold_1144_ctg1, whole genome shotgun sequence DNA encoding:
- the LOC121275168 gene encoding ras and Rab interactor 2-like, with amino-acid sequence MHKSVLKPLRQTIEGSLREFHTADGSLQQIRDNTQLVRQNGPQCLGVRAGALDTGAIERVKQKFVMMQKAYSPVKKVNYLLQACKLIYERVKGAGGEPCGADEFLPMLSYVIAECDMPELIMEVEYMMELLDQSELMGEGGYYLTSLYASMVELQNFHVDQVVVGISNEIRQSLKQWHKRRRTYEPMPSVNDFQNFLRVAYHDPDNGCTAKTIVLKPAETTEKLCRLCAEKFKVQDPREHGLFLVVNDRWRQLAPDSQPQQIKAELKGQDDSGYYHFVYKPTEQESPPTRGDRRLLRDNAIDLGGEPLPEEGDRA